The Lutibacter profundi region TTTAACGTTAAATCTGTAATTTGAATAAACTTTTTACGATTTGTATGTGGATATTCTCTACAAGCCTTTGGCCTAACATCATAAATAGAACAAGTATTATCACTCAAATCTAAAAAAGTACAAGGTGCCGTTTTTAACACATAAAAATCATCACCATCTCTCTCTAAATACTGTGAAATAAAATTCACAACCTTCATTTTAAAATGCTTTGATATACGCTGAATATCCTTTTCTGTAAAAATTGGACTCGAAGTTTTACAACAGTTTCCACATGCTAAACAGTCTGTTTTATTAAACTCTTTATCATGTAAATCTTGCATTATCAAATCTAAACGCTTTGGTGTTCGTTTTTTTAATTTAGCAAAATACTTTTTGTTTTCTATGTGTTTTTCTTTTGCTAATTCAGGTAGTTCTTTTAAAAAATTATCCATAGCGCAAATATAAGTAAGTTCCAAATGTAAATACTATTATAATTATTATTAAATTAGCTACTTAAAAAACTTTTTTATGAAGTTATTAAAATTATCACTTCTGTTACTTTTTTTAGTAACTCCTGTTTTTTCACAAACAACTGAACAACTTAAACATTTAGATTCTTATTTTCAAAAAACATTAAAAGAATGGCATATTCCTGGAATGGCAATAGCTATTGTAAATGCAGATTCTATAGTATTTAGTAAAGGATATGGCTATGCCAACATTGAAAAAAAACTAAAAGTTGATGGTAACACTTTGTTTGCTGTTGCATCTAACACAAAAGCTTTTACAGCTTCTTCATTGGCTAAGTTGGTTGAAGATGGGAAATTAAAATGGACAGATAAGGTTATAGATTATATTCCTTATTTTAAAATGTACAATGCTTATGTTACCAATCATTTTACAATTGAAGACTTATTATCTCACCACAGTGGTTTAGCAACATTTAGTGGTGATTTATTATGGTATGGAACTTCAAAAACACCACAAGAAATTATTACAGCTCAACAATATTTAAAACCAATCTCCGAATTTAGAACTGCATATGGCTATTCTAACATTGCTTTTTTAACAGCTGGAGAAATTTTAGCTAAACTTTCAGGTAAATCGTGGCAAAATTATGTAACTGAAAATTTTATTAATCCCTTAGGAA contains the following coding sequences:
- a CDS encoding YkgJ family cysteine cluster protein; this encodes MDNFLKELPELAKEKHIENKKYFAKLKKRTPKRLDLIMQDLHDKEFNKTDCLACGNCCKTSSPIFTEKDIQRISKHFKMKVVNFISQYLERDGDDFYVLKTAPCTFLDLSDNTCSIYDVRPKACREYPHTNRKKFIQITDLTLKNIEICPATYNIIEALKLKLPL